The genomic region CAGGCGTTTCATAATATCTCCTTTACGAACATGTGACAGAGATGACGGGCGTCAGCGGCAGAGCGCGTGGAACGTCAGCAGATGTTCCACAGCGCCCATGTCCGGCACGACGCCCAGTCCGGGCTCATGACTCAGGATAAAGCGCCCGTCCTCCAGACGCGGGAAGGGATCGGCCAGCAGCTCGCGCAGGGGATTGGGGTTGCAGTCCACTTCCAGCAGGCCGTCGCCGCCCACAGCGGCCAGCAGATGGGCGGAAGCCAGCAGGCCGATGCCGCCGCCGAGATAATGCGGGCAGTAGTGCAGCCCGGCGGCCAGGGCCGCACGGGCCACGCGACGGCAAGCCGTGAGGCCGCCCCATTTGCAGACGTCCGGCTGAACCACGCGGATGGCGGCTGCGGCAATGGCCGCGTCAAAAGAAGCGGCGCCGCGGATGTTTTCCCCGGCGGCCAGGGAAAACCGGCCGGATGCGGCCAGGCGGGCCCATTCTTCCGCCGGGCGGTCGCAGGCCAGCGGCTCTTCCACCCAGAGCAGGGGATATTGCCGCAGGCGCGGCAAGGCCTCCAGAGCCTGCTCCAGAGTCCAGGCCTGATTGGCGTCCACCGCCAGCCGCTCGCCTGGCAGCAGGGTATCCAGAGCCGCGCGGATATTGGCCTCGTCCTGTTCGCGACCGAAACCGATCTTGACCTTGAAGGCCCGGTAGCCCGCTTGCCGCATGCGCTCCACGGTTTCAGCCACGCCGGGATGATTGATGCCGCTGGCATAGGCGGGCATGGCCGTCATGGCCGCGTCGCCGAGCAGCTCATGCAGCGGCGAGCCCGCACGGCGGGCGACCAGATCCCAGAGTGCGATATCCAGACAGGCCAGAGCCTGATCCATGGGGCCGGGTTCGTCGGCCTGGAGGCGCAAAATGTGCAGCTTGCGGGCCACGTCGCGCACCAGTTGGCCGGGTTCATGCCAGGGTACGCCGAGAGCAGGCGGCAACACCGTTTCGGCCAGCAGGCGGCCGCGATGCTCCGCCCCGCAGGAAGGGAAATTGCACCAGGCTTCGCCCCAACCCCACAGGCCGTCCGCATCCTCCACGCGCGACAGCACGGCGGGCCTGTCGCGCATGACGCCAAAAGAGGTGCGCACCGGCACGTCTATTGGAGCGCGGAAAACAAAGACCTCGGCGGATCGCAGGGGAGCGGTGGGTGGAATATCCCGCATGAAGCCTCCTTGGCGAGAGTGAATAAAAATTGTTATTTAAGTACTAACTATAGTATCAATAATCTGTCAAGAAAAAATAAAATAGTTTAATATATATTAAAATAAGTATTCATGCATCAGCGTGGATCAACTTCAGCGCCGAAGAAGCATCTCAGGTCGCTGCTGGTGCCGCCCCAGACGATTTCAAAAAGAAAGATCCTAAAAGAGACCCTCCGGCCTAGCCGGGGGTTCTTCATATGCGCCT from Desulfovibrio porci harbors:
- a CDS encoding mandelate racemase/muconate lactonizing enzyme family protein, which translates into the protein MRDIPPTAPLRSAEVFVFRAPIDVPVRTSFGVMRDRPAVLSRVEDADGLWGWGEAWCNFPSCGAEHRGRLLAETVLPPALGVPWHEPGQLVRDVARKLHILRLQADEPGPMDQALACLDIALWDLVARRAGSPLHELLGDAAMTAMPAYASGINHPGVAETVERMRQAGYRAFKVKIGFGREQDEANIRAALDTLLPGERLAVDANQAWTLEQALEALPRLRQYPLLWVEEPLACDRPAEEWARLAASGRFSLAAGENIRGAASFDAAIAAAAIRVVQPDVCKWGGLTACRRVARAALAAGLHYCPHYLGGGIGLLASAHLLAAVGGDGLLEVDCNPNPLRELLADPFPRLEDGRFILSHEPGLGVVPDMGAVEHLLTFHALCR